The Benincasa hispida cultivar B227 chromosome 9, ASM972705v1, whole genome shotgun sequence genome has a segment encoding these proteins:
- the LOC120085308 gene encoding uncharacterized protein LOC120085308 isoform X2 → MKRNPKPSISNDSSRWKRSKVGDLDCDRPLTSRRDSSPISLKERHVTYPNNAKTSEFAFFKKFREDANHRFSSSLPRQKELQSKNFNTSDSFRERANPVENRCKDFTSHHLVENVTPVNFNSMHLPLSNSSKISEVDVKHTHKTLKDIESKQSNVENDDIFSRKRQKLRQFIQNMSFHGAGESYEKGSDSPLSFVSSSFWLQLCSFFLYLSRYGVVSMLLSRLIPDSNQCKFNNSLEKLQRLPGRCCPRLDYEHHLNNSSSPCRLNESRGRVFSHSDFSTNSDDNNFQDYRTKEFDCDVETKMTLLDVNVSPLTAAVDNYRSLISSLFKPQYGLYDQGEHLYLRKQELEPLLLGWDTDNIKDVSFSSQLTELNTFAELPITFADDHQPNLHKSFGAVALCSSPFPSSNRRNLYSLPYSSLASYQIRGLSWHNVEKEEDIDATFNNMHLNFSSVPKCLRQCDNYVNDEGSRDFCAQSADWVMNNVLDDKHQNPSVESLCASDIVFDFGRKYLSGSKEQCQTAYHILQYPPDEMNL, encoded by the exons ATAGTAGCCGATGGAAGAGATCAAAAGTTGGAGATCTTGATTGTGATAGACCTTTGACAAGCAGAAGAGATTCTTCTCCCATATCCTTGAAAGAAAGACATGTTACATACC CAAATAATGCAAAAACTTCTGAGTTTGCATTTTTTAAGAAGTTCAGGGAAGATGCAAACCATAGATTCAGTTCATCTCTTCCACGTCAAAAGGAACTTCAATCAAAGAATTTCAACACGAGCGATAGTTTCAGAG AGAGAGCAAACCCTGTTGAAAACCGCTGTAAAGACTTCACATCACATCATCTTGTTGAGAACGTCACTCCTGTTAACTTTAACTCGATGCATTTACCTCTGAGCAATTCATCCAAAATTTCAG AGGTAGATGTGAAACACACTCATAAAACATTGAAGGATATAGAGAGCAAACAGAGCAACGTGGAAAATGATG ATATTTTTAGTAGGAAGAGGCAGAAATTACGTCAGTTCATTCAGAATATGTCGTTCCATGGAGCTGGTGAATCATATGAGAAGGGGTCAGACTCGCCTTTATCTTTTGTTTCATCGTCTTTCTGGCTGCAACtatgtagtttttttttatacttgTCCAGGTACGGTGTTGTTTCCATGCTACTTAGCCGGCTTATACCTGATAGCAATCAGTGTAAG TTTAATAATAGCTTGGAAAAACTACAAAGGTTGCCTGGAAGGTGCTGTCCAAGGCTTGATTATGAGCATCATTTGAATAATAGTTCATCACCATGTCGTTTGAATGAATCGAGAGGAAGAGTTTTTTCCCATTCTGATTTCTCAACCAATAGCGATGATAACAATTTCCAAGATTACAGAACCAAGGAGTTTGACTGTGATGTAGAAACAAAAATGACTTTGCTGGATGTCAATGTTTCACCTCTTACTGCTGCAGTTGATAACTATAGATCACTTATTTCCAGCCTTTTCAAACCGCAATATGGTTTGTATGATCAAGGTGAACATTTGTACCTAAGAAAGCAAGAGCTAGAACCTCTTCTGCTAGGTTGGGATACCGACAACATAAAAGATGTAAGCTTTTCTTCTCAACTTACAGAGTTGAACACATTTGCCGAGTTACCAATTACCTTCGCTGATGATCATCAGCCGAACTTGCACAAGAGTTTTGGTGCTGTTGCGCTATGTTCATCCCCTTTCCCTTCCAGTAATCGTAGAAACTTGTACTCATTGCCATACTCCAGTTTAGCCAGCTATCAAATCCGTGGATTAAGTTGGCATAATGTTGAAAAGGAGGAAGATATAGATGCCACTTTCAACAACATGCATTTGAATTTCTCATCTGTACCCAAATGCCTTCGTCAGTGTGATAACTATGTCAACGACGAAGGCAGCCGTGACTTCTGTGCACAAAGTGCTGATTGGGTTATGAATAATGTGTTGGATGACAAACACCAAAATCCTTCTGTAGAAAGTCTGTGTGCTTCTGACATCGTCTTTGATTTTGGACGGAAATATCTCTCAGGCTCAAAGGAGCAATGCCAAACAGCTTATCATATACTTCAGTACCCACCTGATGAAATGAACCTATAG
- the LOC120085308 gene encoding uncharacterized protein LOC120085308 isoform X3 — protein MKRNPKPSISNDSSRWKRSKVGDLDCDRPLTSRRDSSPISLKERHVTYPNNAKTSEFAFFKKFREDANHRFSSSLPRQKELQSKNFNTSDSFRAERANPVENRCKDFTSHHLVENVTPVNFNSMHLPLSNSSKISEVDVKHTHKTLKDIESKQSNVENDDIFSRKRQKLRQFIQNMSFHGAGESYEKGYGVVSMLLSRLIPDSNQCKFNNSLEKLQRLPGRCCPRLDYEHHLNNSSSPCRLNESRGRVFSHSDFSTNSDDNNFQDYRTKEFDCDVETKMTLLDVNVSPLTAAVDNYRSLISSLFKPQYGLYDQGEHLYLRKQELEPLLLGWDTDNIKDVSFSSQLTELNTFAELPITFADDHQPNLHKSFGAVALCSSPFPSSNRRNLYSLPYSSLASYQIRGLSWHNVEKEEDIDATFNNMHLNFSSVPKCLRQCDNYVNDEGSRDFCAQSADWVMNNVLDDKHQNPSVESLCASDIVFDFGRKYLSGSKEQCQTAYHILQYPPDEMNL, from the exons ATAGTAGCCGATGGAAGAGATCAAAAGTTGGAGATCTTGATTGTGATAGACCTTTGACAAGCAGAAGAGATTCTTCTCCCATATCCTTGAAAGAAAGACATGTTACATACC CAAATAATGCAAAAACTTCTGAGTTTGCATTTTTTAAGAAGTTCAGGGAAGATGCAAACCATAGATTCAGTTCATCTCTTCCACGTCAAAAGGAACTTCAATCAAAGAATTTCAACACGAGCGATAGTTTCAGAG CAGAGAGAGCAAACCCTGTTGAAAACCGCTGTAAAGACTTCACATCACATCATCTTGTTGAGAACGTCACTCCTGTTAACTTTAACTCGATGCATTTACCTCTGAGCAATTCATCCAAAATTTCAG AGGTAGATGTGAAACACACTCATAAAACATTGAAGGATATAGAGAGCAAACAGAGCAACGTGGAAAATGATG ATATTTTTAGTAGGAAGAGGCAGAAATTACGTCAGTTCATTCAGAATATGTCGTTCCATGGAGCTGGTGAATCATATGAGAAGGG GTACGGTGTTGTTTCCATGCTACTTAGCCGGCTTATACCTGATAGCAATCAGTGTAAG TTTAATAATAGCTTGGAAAAACTACAAAGGTTGCCTGGAAGGTGCTGTCCAAGGCTTGATTATGAGCATCATTTGAATAATAGTTCATCACCATGTCGTTTGAATGAATCGAGAGGAAGAGTTTTTTCCCATTCTGATTTCTCAACCAATAGCGATGATAACAATTTCCAAGATTACAGAACCAAGGAGTTTGACTGTGATGTAGAAACAAAAATGACTTTGCTGGATGTCAATGTTTCACCTCTTACTGCTGCAGTTGATAACTATAGATCACTTATTTCCAGCCTTTTCAAACCGCAATATGGTTTGTATGATCAAGGTGAACATTTGTACCTAAGAAAGCAAGAGCTAGAACCTCTTCTGCTAGGTTGGGATACCGACAACATAAAAGATGTAAGCTTTTCTTCTCAACTTACAGAGTTGAACACATTTGCCGAGTTACCAATTACCTTCGCTGATGATCATCAGCCGAACTTGCACAAGAGTTTTGGTGCTGTTGCGCTATGTTCATCCCCTTTCCCTTCCAGTAATCGTAGAAACTTGTACTCATTGCCATACTCCAGTTTAGCCAGCTATCAAATCCGTGGATTAAGTTGGCATAATGTTGAAAAGGAGGAAGATATAGATGCCACTTTCAACAACATGCATTTGAATTTCTCATCTGTACCCAAATGCCTTCGTCAGTGTGATAACTATGTCAACGACGAAGGCAGCCGTGACTTCTGTGCACAAAGTGCTGATTGGGTTATGAATAATGTGTTGGATGACAAACACCAAAATCCTTCTGTAGAAAGTCTGTGTGCTTCTGACATCGTCTTTGATTTTGGACGGAAATATCTCTCAGGCTCAAAGGAGCAATGCCAAACAGCTTATCATATACTTCAGTACCCACCTGATGAAATGAACCTATAG
- the LOC120085308 gene encoding uncharacterized protein LOC120085308 isoform X4 gives MHLPLSNSSKISEVDVKHTHKTLKDIESKQSNVENDDIFSRKRQKLRQFIQNMSFHGAGESYEKGSDSPLSFVSSSFWLQLCSFFLYLSRYGVVSMLLSRLIPDSNQCKFNNSLEKLQRLPGRCCPRLDYEHHLNNSSSPCRLNESRGRVFSHSDFSTNSDDNNFQDYRTKEFDCDVETKMTLLDVNVSPLTAAVDNYRSLISSLFKPQYGLYDQGEHLYLRKQELEPLLLGWDTDNIKDVSFSSQLTELNTFAELPITFADDHQPNLHKSFGAVALCSSPFPSSNRRNLYSLPYSSLASYQIRGLSWHNVEKEEDIDATFNNMHLNFSSVPKCLRQCDNYVNDEGSRDFCAQSADWVMNNVLDDKHQNPSVESLCASDIVFDFGRKYLSGSKEQCQTAYHILQYPPDEMNL, from the exons ATGCATTTACCTCTGAGCAATTCATCCAAAATTTCAG AGGTAGATGTGAAACACACTCATAAAACATTGAAGGATATAGAGAGCAAACAGAGCAACGTGGAAAATGATG ATATTTTTAGTAGGAAGAGGCAGAAATTACGTCAGTTCATTCAGAATATGTCGTTCCATGGAGCTGGTGAATCATATGAGAAGGGGTCAGACTCGCCTTTATCTTTTGTTTCATCGTCTTTCTGGCTGCAACtatgtagtttttttttatacttgTCCAGGTACGGTGTTGTTTCCATGCTACTTAGCCGGCTTATACCTGATAGCAATCAGTGTAAG TTTAATAATAGCTTGGAAAAACTACAAAGGTTGCCTGGAAGGTGCTGTCCAAGGCTTGATTATGAGCATCATTTGAATAATAGTTCATCACCATGTCGTTTGAATGAATCGAGAGGAAGAGTTTTTTCCCATTCTGATTTCTCAACCAATAGCGATGATAACAATTTCCAAGATTACAGAACCAAGGAGTTTGACTGTGATGTAGAAACAAAAATGACTTTGCTGGATGTCAATGTTTCACCTCTTACTGCTGCAGTTGATAACTATAGATCACTTATTTCCAGCCTTTTCAAACCGCAATATGGTTTGTATGATCAAGGTGAACATTTGTACCTAAGAAAGCAAGAGCTAGAACCTCTTCTGCTAGGTTGGGATACCGACAACATAAAAGATGTAAGCTTTTCTTCTCAACTTACAGAGTTGAACACATTTGCCGAGTTACCAATTACCTTCGCTGATGATCATCAGCCGAACTTGCACAAGAGTTTTGGTGCTGTTGCGCTATGTTCATCCCCTTTCCCTTCCAGTAATCGTAGAAACTTGTACTCATTGCCATACTCCAGTTTAGCCAGCTATCAAATCCGTGGATTAAGTTGGCATAATGTTGAAAAGGAGGAAGATATAGATGCCACTTTCAACAACATGCATTTGAATTTCTCATCTGTACCCAAATGCCTTCGTCAGTGTGATAACTATGTCAACGACGAAGGCAGCCGTGACTTCTGTGCACAAAGTGCTGATTGGGTTATGAATAATGTGTTGGATGACAAACACCAAAATCCTTCTGTAGAAAGTCTGTGTGCTTCTGACATCGTCTTTGATTTTGGACGGAAATATCTCTCAGGCTCAAAGGAGCAATGCCAAACAGCTTATCATATACTTCAGTACCCACCTGATGAAATGAACCTATAG
- the LOC120085308 gene encoding uncharacterized protein LOC120085308 isoform X1: MKRNPKPSISNDSSRWKRSKVGDLDCDRPLTSRRDSSPISLKERHVTYPNNAKTSEFAFFKKFREDANHRFSSSLPRQKELQSKNFNTSDSFRAERANPVENRCKDFTSHHLVENVTPVNFNSMHLPLSNSSKISEVDVKHTHKTLKDIESKQSNVENDDIFSRKRQKLRQFIQNMSFHGAGESYEKGSDSPLSFVSSSFWLQLCSFFLYLSRYGVVSMLLSRLIPDSNQCKFNNSLEKLQRLPGRCCPRLDYEHHLNNSSSPCRLNESRGRVFSHSDFSTNSDDNNFQDYRTKEFDCDVETKMTLLDVNVSPLTAAVDNYRSLISSLFKPQYGLYDQGEHLYLRKQELEPLLLGWDTDNIKDVSFSSQLTELNTFAELPITFADDHQPNLHKSFGAVALCSSPFPSSNRRNLYSLPYSSLASYQIRGLSWHNVEKEEDIDATFNNMHLNFSSVPKCLRQCDNYVNDEGSRDFCAQSADWVMNNVLDDKHQNPSVESLCASDIVFDFGRKYLSGSKEQCQTAYHILQYPPDEMNL; the protein is encoded by the exons ATAGTAGCCGATGGAAGAGATCAAAAGTTGGAGATCTTGATTGTGATAGACCTTTGACAAGCAGAAGAGATTCTTCTCCCATATCCTTGAAAGAAAGACATGTTACATACC CAAATAATGCAAAAACTTCTGAGTTTGCATTTTTTAAGAAGTTCAGGGAAGATGCAAACCATAGATTCAGTTCATCTCTTCCACGTCAAAAGGAACTTCAATCAAAGAATTTCAACACGAGCGATAGTTTCAGAG CAGAGAGAGCAAACCCTGTTGAAAACCGCTGTAAAGACTTCACATCACATCATCTTGTTGAGAACGTCACTCCTGTTAACTTTAACTCGATGCATTTACCTCTGAGCAATTCATCCAAAATTTCAG AGGTAGATGTGAAACACACTCATAAAACATTGAAGGATATAGAGAGCAAACAGAGCAACGTGGAAAATGATG ATATTTTTAGTAGGAAGAGGCAGAAATTACGTCAGTTCATTCAGAATATGTCGTTCCATGGAGCTGGTGAATCATATGAGAAGGGGTCAGACTCGCCTTTATCTTTTGTTTCATCGTCTTTCTGGCTGCAACtatgtagtttttttttatacttgTCCAGGTACGGTGTTGTTTCCATGCTACTTAGCCGGCTTATACCTGATAGCAATCAGTGTAAG TTTAATAATAGCTTGGAAAAACTACAAAGGTTGCCTGGAAGGTGCTGTCCAAGGCTTGATTATGAGCATCATTTGAATAATAGTTCATCACCATGTCGTTTGAATGAATCGAGAGGAAGAGTTTTTTCCCATTCTGATTTCTCAACCAATAGCGATGATAACAATTTCCAAGATTACAGAACCAAGGAGTTTGACTGTGATGTAGAAACAAAAATGACTTTGCTGGATGTCAATGTTTCACCTCTTACTGCTGCAGTTGATAACTATAGATCACTTATTTCCAGCCTTTTCAAACCGCAATATGGTTTGTATGATCAAGGTGAACATTTGTACCTAAGAAAGCAAGAGCTAGAACCTCTTCTGCTAGGTTGGGATACCGACAACATAAAAGATGTAAGCTTTTCTTCTCAACTTACAGAGTTGAACACATTTGCCGAGTTACCAATTACCTTCGCTGATGATCATCAGCCGAACTTGCACAAGAGTTTTGGTGCTGTTGCGCTATGTTCATCCCCTTTCCCTTCCAGTAATCGTAGAAACTTGTACTCATTGCCATACTCCAGTTTAGCCAGCTATCAAATCCGTGGATTAAGTTGGCATAATGTTGAAAAGGAGGAAGATATAGATGCCACTTTCAACAACATGCATTTGAATTTCTCATCTGTACCCAAATGCCTTCGTCAGTGTGATAACTATGTCAACGACGAAGGCAGCCGTGACTTCTGTGCACAAAGTGCTGATTGGGTTATGAATAATGTGTTGGATGACAAACACCAAAATCCTTCTGTAGAAAGTCTGTGTGCTTCTGACATCGTCTTTGATTTTGGACGGAAATATCTCTCAGGCTCAAAGGAGCAATGCCAAACAGCTTATCATATACTTCAGTACCCACCTGATGAAATGAACCTATAG